The following are encoded in a window of Dictyostelium discoideum AX4 chromosome 6 chromosome, whole genome shotgun sequence genomic DNA:
- the sigB gene encoding peptidase M8, leishmanolysin family protein, with protein MQKIIYLSIVLLVVSLFLISIGFSSPTLFNNNNNNNNNENENNKLLNNNVNKEINNIINKGYQKMVDGLKLKSQFHYNEDKYMKRAMEKQQHNPLGYKCQHDSIVQKRINKLKLKSADDNNNGENLKTKTVTEKLVKDAKALEASATTVSATTASQPIRFQFDTSYITGTKDKYACHNVGDVISVGFSSGATKPCEPDGSVEVCLYTCTEADIQTTQLQNFYKNNIIETIKEVFQSRLLVRNPQNSFTFNPAATDGTCDYGVPIPDSYYTDGIENTDIYVWVTSRPTSSNNTIAYAFACDYDTTNNILGRPRAASINFNPIYFSPFIGAENSISFNEYVRVGIHEMTHALGFSSSFFDSFVKPNTADVIRDGTGAAENFKFSGKTPSGESYSVTKSAIYSDHVVNFAKQHYGCNDLKHQELEDFGGSGTAGSHWEARTAGEEYMLGFVSPVMPITDLSFNLLLDSGWYEIVTNSSEPLIWGKGLGCDFVQKPCSTSTWNYQGYFCTENGASSCTGTRMGKGVCRIVTGQNEWLPQYQHLDNPKLVGYNLAADGCPFYSVQDNNVYCFDTSKQSTANSQVFEEYCENCRCFEFKDGNDGSIQQSCWEQRCGSNGLQIKINNNWVDCPDSQTIVSSGVTVVCPTGYTICGGDPKPVIVTGSSGIKILPYFILISSLIILIYLLI; from the exons atgcaaaaaataatttatctatCAATAGTATTATTGGtagtttcattatttttaatatcgaTTGGTTTTTCATCACCAacactttttaataataataataataataataataacgaaaatgaaaataataaattattaaataataatgtcaataaagaaattaataatattataaataaaggTTATCAAAAAATGGTAGATggattgaaattaaaaagtcAATTTCACTACAATGAAGATAAATATATGAAAAGAGCAAtggaaaaacaacaacataaTCCACTTGGTTATAAATGCCAACATGATTCAATTGTTCAAAagagaataaataaattaaaattaaaatccgccgacgataataataatggtgaaaatttaaaaactaaaaccGTTACTGAAAAATTAGTTAAAGATGCCAAAGCATTGGAAGCAAGTGCAACTACTGTATCTGCAACAACAGCAAGTCAACCAATTCGTTTCCAATTTGATACAAGTTATATCACTGGTACAAAAGATAAATATGCATGTCATAATGTTGGTGATGTAATTTCAGTTGGTTTTTCATCTGGTGCAACTAAACCATGTGAGCCAGATGGTTCAGTTGAAGTTTGTTTATATACATGTACTGAAGCAGATATACAAACCACTCAacttcaaaatttttataaaaacaatatcaTTGAAACTATTAAAGAAGTTTTCCAATCAAGATTATTAGTCAGAAATCCACAAAACTCTTTTACTTTTAATCCAGCTGCAACCGATGGTACTTGTGATTATGGTGTTCCAATTCCTGATAGTTATTATACCGATGGTATTGAAAATACTGATATTTATGTTTGGGTAACTTCAAGACCAACTTCTTCAAATA ataCAATTGCATATGCATTTGCATGTGATTATgatacaacaaataatattttaggTAGACCAAGAGCagcatcaattaattttaatccaATATATTTTTCACCATTTATTGGAGCAGagaattcaatttcatttaatgaatATGTTAGAGTTGGTATACATGAGATGACACATGCATTAggattttcatcatcatttttcgATTCATTTGTTAAACCAAATACAGCAGATGTAATTAGAGATGGTACTGGAGCTgctgaaaattttaaattctctgGAAAAACACCAAGTGGTGAAAGTTATTCAGTGACTAAATCTGCGATTTATTCGGATCATGTTGTAAACTTTGCCAAACAACATTATGGTTGTAATGATTTGAAACATCAAGAACTTGAAGATTTCGGTGGTTCAGGTACAGCTGGTAGTCATTGGGAAGCCAGAACCGCCGGTGAAGAGTATATGTTGGGTTTTGTCAGTCCAGTGATGCCAATTACCGATTTATCATTCAATTTGTTATTGGACTCTGGTTGGTACGAAATTGTGACCAACTCTAGTGAACCATTAATTTGGGGCAAAGGATTAGGTTGTGATTTTGTCCAAAAGCCATGTTCTACAAGTACATGGAATTACCAAGGTTACTTTTGCACTGAAAATGGTGCCTCCTCTTGTACCGGTACAAGAATGGGTAAAGGTGTTTGTAGAATAGTTACAGGTCAAAACGAATGGTTGCCACAATACCAACATCTTGATAATCCAAAATTGGTTGGTTATAATTTGGCAGCTGACGGTTGTCCATTCTATTCGGTTCAAGATAATAATGTATACTGTTTTGATACATCCAAACAATCCACTGCAAACTCTCAAGTATTTGAAGAATATTGTGAAAACTGTCGttgttttgaatttaaagatgGTAACGATGGTTCAATTCAACAATCTTGTTGGGAACAAAGATGTGGCTCAAATGgtttacaaattaaaattaataataattgggTTGATTGCCCTGATTCTCAAACTATAGTCTCAAGTGGTGTAACTGTAGTTTGTCCAACTGGTTATACAATTTGTGGTGGTGATCCAAAACCAGTAATTGTAACTGGTAGTTCTGGAATTAAAATCTTaccatattttattttaatttcatcattaataattttaatttatttattaatttaa
- a CDS encoding beta-lactamase-like domain-containing protein — translation MEEINEEYERIKSSKNKEGRFNNPFGVSGVFPGFSKVVNRIKEIRKFPIIPLTEEERRDIHPCLKPNFELIKQEYDFKTTIKSTWIGHSTVIVQLEGFTFLTDPVWSDRCSPFTSIGPKRHTDPACAISELPKIDFVLISHTHYDHLDYQSVVEIYKLQKPTFYVPLGMKQWFLDAGIFDVFELDWWEEIKFIKNENENENKNENENENKNEIKLIYTPVNHSSRRGLFDKDKALWGGWIVQGEFRRFWFSGDTAYNDKLFKVIGHHYGPFDYSLIAIGAYDRNREIMRANHIDPQEAVMIHREIKSKRSFGIHWGTFTLTNEPILEPPQLLLSESKKQSLKENEFFVSKIGETSIISNDFNQNNNDVN, via the coding sequence atggaAGAAATAAATGAAGAATATGAAagaattaaatcatcaaaaaataaagaaggtAGATTTAATAATCCATTCGGAGTTAGTGGTGTATTTCCAGGATTTTCAAAAGTAGTTAATAGAATTAAAGAGATACGTAAATTTCCAATCATACCATTAACAGAAGAAGAGAGAAGAGATATTCATCCATGtttaaaaccaaattttgaattgattaaACAAGaatatgattttaaaacaacaataaaatcAACATGGATTGGTCATTCGACAGTGATTGTACAACTTGAAGGATTCACATTCTTGACAGACCCAGTTTGGAGTGATAGATGCTCACCATTCACATCGATTGGTCCCAAACGTCATACTGACCCAGCTTGTGCAATCTCTGAATTACCAAAAATTGactttgttttaatttcacaTACCCACTATGACCATTTAGATTATCAATCAGTTgttgaaatttataaattacaaaaaccAACTTTCTACGTCCCATTAGGTATGAAACAATGGTTTTTAGATGCTGGTATATTTGATGTTTTCGAATTAGATTGGTgggaagaaattaaatttattaaaaatgaaaatgaaaatgaaaataaaaatgaaaatgaaaatgaaaataaaaatgaaataaaattaatatatacaCCAGTTAATCATAGTTCACGTAGAggtttatttgataaagataAGGCACTTTGGGGTGGTTGGATAGTTCAAGGTGAATTTAGAAGATTTTGGTTCTCTGGTGATACTGcatataatgataaattatttaaagttatTGGTCATCATTATGGTCCATTTGATTATAGTTTAATTGCAATTGGTGCCTATGATAGAAATAGAGAAATAATGAGAGCAAATCATATCGATCCACAAGAAGCAGTAATGATTCATCgtgaaattaaaagtaaacGTTCATTCGGTATACATTGGGGTACTTTTACATTAACAAATGAACCAATTTTAGAACCTCCacaattactattatcagaatcaaaaaaacaatcattaaaagaaaatgaatttttcgTTAGTAAAATTGGTGAAACTTCAATAATCagtaatgattttaatcaaaataataatgatgtaaattaa
- the pter gene encoding phosphotriesterase-related protein, which yields MTERIGKIQTIKGLIEKDELGITHMHEHIFINYLDYFEKPNEQELKMCCLGGGSGSGNSNSNKTIEDLSNEKISLINNHWVQYNYNKNLHNLQLNEMEIAIRELEMFKRNGGSTIVEVTTKGIGRDPLQCLKVSQELNINIVMGAGYYLDKSISQFVQSMTEKQMEDEIVKQCLIGIDDTSIKAGIIGEVGCSFPLTNNEKKSLIASAKAQQRTGLSISIHPGRSQTAPLEIIQILKDSGADLSRVIIGHIDRTIHDINILLETAKTGCILEFDLFGMEISHYPFGGEVGMPSDNQRIEWIYQLIKHGYGENIVISHDIYTKHRLVSYGGHGYSHILFNIIPRMKKFGYSDTDINNILINNPKRLLTIIK from the exons atgacagaAAGAATTGGTAAAATTCAAACAATTAAAGGTTTAATAGAAAAAGATGAATTAGGTATAACACATATGCATGaacatatatttataaattatttggattattttgaaaaaccaaatgaacaagaattaaaaatgtgTTGTTtaggtggtggtagtggtagtggtaatagtaatagtaataaaacaattgaagatttatcaaatgaaaagaTATCACTTATAAATAATCATTGGGtacaatataattataataagaATTTAcataatttacaattaaatgaaatggaAATTGCAATAAGGGAATTAGAAATGTTTAAAAGAAATGGTGGCTCGACAATAGTTGAAGTGACAACTAAAGGTATAGGTAGAGATCCACTCCAATGTTTAAAAGTATCAcaagaattaaatataaatattgtaATGGGTGCAGGATACTATTtagataaatcaatttcacaATTTGTTCAATCAATGACTGAAAAACAAATGGAAGATGAAATTGTTAAACAATGTTTAATAGGTATAGATGATACATCCATTAAAGCAGGTATCATCGGGGAAGTAGGTTGCTCATTTCCCTTAACaaacaatgaaaaaaagTCATTAATTGCATCAGCAAAAGCCCAACAAAGAACCGGACTCTCTATTTCAATCCACCCAGGTAGATCTCAAACTGCACCACTTGAAATAATCCAAATCCTAAAAGATTCCGGTGCAGACTTATCAAGAGTAATCATTGGTCACATTGATCGTACAATTCATGATATTAATATTCTACTAGAAACTGCCAAAACTGGTTGTATCTtagaatttgatttattt gGTATGGAAATTTCACATTATCCATTTGGTGGTGAAGTTGGAATGCCATCAGATAATCAAAGAATTGAAtggatttatcaattaattaaacatgGTTATGGTGAAAATATTGTTATCTCTCATGATATTTATACAAAACATCGTTTGGTTAGTTATGGTGGTCATGGTTATTCTCATATTCTATTCAATATTATACCAAGAATGAAAAAGTTTGGTTATTCTGATactgatattaataatattttaataaataatccaaaaagattattaacaattattaaataa
- the gxcO gene encoding RhoGEF domain-containing protein (pleckstrin homology (PH) domain-containing protein), whose amino-acid sequence MINNNNNNFNYENKENQYNHTPVNRSNSGGFEKSTPLSPLSPQPMMMSPKTNGSTKTPLSPLSPNDKMVLSPPKSINNNNKLNLMGPPSGIPLKRPTSNLFEYVSKQITSNSLNSTTIVLPTSTSNENLNLYNNNNNNNEFSFPTPQSVPSTSTTTTTPTTSNNNTPIPTPTLSRNNTLNRRSAQQQQANKTFSKTGEEDYFSTKKREDRKSTQLLRQSSKRDMLIQASRQLNQRSSPPKQQQQQQQQLQKQQEEEELQKQLKQINEEQQKLLQEKKQQQLQEFLIKEKKRTESIKEVYTSEFAYIGHLNTVIDQYLLPLRREYSAPEEVRLIVSIFSNIESIRSINKSMLLDRVGERISNIGSSTNTSLNVIISDLFLALIPSISNIYIEYYVNYYRSLHSLDYWFNKCKKFKKFLDHDSMILKSLLIMPIQRIPRYSLLLDAIIRFTNPTHPDFQNLNLALEKMKQLTEIINEKIRHSELIQRVTNIRFKFNDTIGFLDQTHRILIKDSGDNTLQLQPFKCVSMYNSNNNNNNNENLIEEEDINSKESDDLTDEEEYNSGLILNTSFKRSLSSIPQQSQIKKSSNNSILKKSSSMITLVPSDCVLYLFNDTLLLGTTSQNNINNNNNLNEDSNSNNNNNNNNNNNNGNNNGNNNGNNSNGNSNNSNGNNSNNKYNVVLKSKLVEIFIKDYTKLAPTIFSIHHNSGTYLISCQNIEQRETWVKAILETIEKLISQDNELAIRRSKISLKGSDEYGWYAFDSECQSQDANLISRSLQELEKNQVFTPKKRKSMIGKVKQRMSSALSSPHKNQNVKRNSSFVLNSLCNYD is encoded by the exons atgataaataataataataataattttaattatgaaaataaagaaaatcaatATAATCATACCCCTGTTAACAGAAGTAACAGTGGTggatttgaaaaatcaacaccattatcaccattatcaccTCAACCAATGATGATGTCACCAAAAACCAATGGTTCAACAAAAAcaccattatcaccattatcaccaaatgataaaatggttttatcaccaccaaaatcaataaataataataataaattaaatttaatgggACCACCAAGTGGAATTCCATTAAAAAGACCAACtagtaatttatttgaatatgtttcaaaacaaattacatcaaattctttaaattcaactACTATTGTATTACCAACTTCAacttcaaatgaaaatttaaatttatataataataataataataataatgaattttcatttccaACACCACAAAGTGTAccttcaacatcaacaacaacaacaacaccaacaacatcaaataataatacaccaataccaacaccaacattaTCAAGAAATAATACATTAAATAGAAGATcagcacaacaacaacaagctaacaaaacattttcaaaaactGGTGAAGAAGATTATTTTTCAACTAAAAAAAGAGAAGATAGAAAAAGTACTCAATTACTAAGACAAAGTAGTAAAAGAGATATGTTAATTCAAGCTTCAAgacaattaaatcaaagatcatcaccaccaaaacaacaacaacaacaacaacaacaattacaaaaacaacaagaagaagaagaattacaaaaacaattaaaacaaattaatgaagaacaacaaaaattattacaagaaaagaaacaacaacaattacaagaatttttaattaaagaaaagaaaagaacaGAATCTATTAAGGAGGTTTATACATCAGAGTTTGCATATATTGGTCATTTGAATACAGTGATTGATCAATATCTGCTACCATTGCGTAGAGAGTATTCTGCACCTGAAGAGGTTAGATTAATTGTATCGAtcttttcaaatattgaaagtattagatcaattaataaatccatGCTATTGGATAGGGTTGGTGAACGTATTAGTAATATTGGTAGTTCGACAAATACAAGTTTAAATGTAATCATCTCTGATCTATTCTTGGCATTGATTCCATcgatttcaaatatttacaTTGAATATTATGTAAACTATTATCGTTCTTTACATAGTTTAGATTATTGGTTCAATAAAtgtaaaaagtttaaaaaattcttgGATCATGattcaatgattttaaaatcattattaattatgcCAATTCAACGTATTCCAAGATATTCTCTACTATTGGATGCTATCATTCGTTTTACAAATCCAACTCATCctgattttcaaaatttaaatttggctttagaaaaaatgaaacaattaactgaaattattaatgaaaaaattcgTCATTCTGAATTAATTCAAAGAGTTACAAatattagatttaaatttaatgatacaattggt tttttggATCAAACACAtagaattttaattaaagatagTGGTGATAATACACTTCAATTACAACCATTTAAATGTGTTAGTATGTATAAtagcaacaataataataataataatgaaaatttaatagaagaagaagatataAATAGTAAAGAAAGTGATGATTTAACAGATGAAGAAGAATACAATAgtggtttaattttaaatacatCTTTTAAAAGATCATTGTCTTCAATTCCTCAACAatcacaaattaaaaaaagttctaataatagtattttaaagaaatcatcatcaatgaTTACATTAGTACCAAGTGATTGTgtactttatttatttaatgatacattattattaggtACAACTtctcaaaataatataaataataataataatttaaatgaagattcaaatagtaataataataataataataataataataataataatggtaataataatggtaataataatggtaataatagtaatggtaatagtaataatagtaatggtaataatagtaataataaatataatgttgttttaaaatcaaaattagttgaaatttttataaaggATTATACAAAATTAGCACCAACTATATTTTCAATTCACCATAATAGTGGCACTTATTTAATATCTTGTCAAAATATTGAACAACGTGAAACTTGGGTTAAAGCTATTTTAGAGACAAtagagaaattaatttcacaAGATAATGAATTGGCAATTAGAAGAAGTAAAATCTCTTTAAAAGGTAGTGATGAATATGGTTGGTATGCTTTCGATTCAGAATGTCAATCTCAAGATGCAAACCTAATTTCACGTTCTCTTCAAGAGTTGGAGAAGAATCAAGTTTTCACTCCAAAGAAACGTAAATCAATGATTGGTAAAGTAAAACAAAGAATGTCAAGTGCTTTATCTTCTCCtcataaaaatcaaaatgtaaaaagaaattcttcatttgttttaaattcattatgtAATTATGactaa